GGCCGCGCCCACCTCCCCGTCGGCGTGGGCCAGCCGCAGCAGCCCGGCGGGCGAGAGCATCACGGGGAACGACAGGGGCTGGCCTACGACGGTGGTGGACAACGACCGGGTCCGGCTGCCGTCCAGCACCGTCGGACGCAGGGCCACGTCGGCGAATCCGCTGCGGTTGGCCCGGACCGTCGACTCGTCCTCGGCGCCACCGTCGATGAAGTCCGCCACCATGCGGGGCATGCGCCGGTGGGCTGCCCGGCGCATCTCCTCCACCGTCCTGATCGTGCTGACCCTCATGCCGTCGCCTCGAGGGCGTCGTTGGTGCGGGGCCTCACTTCAGGGCGCGTGCTGCGGCGTCGGTGGGCGTGTCGACCCGAGCGCCAGTCGGCACGACCTCGGCGGCGAGCACCGCGTCCCAGACCGGCTTCTCGGTGCCGGTCAGGGTGCCGTCGGCCACCGACAGCGGCGCGGCCAGCACGCGGACGTCGTCGAGCTGGATGTCCAGCCGGGCGGCGGCCGTGTCGACGGCGCGGCGCAGCAGTTCCTGGGTCTCGGGCAGGCCGAACAGCGACTTGGCGGTGGTGAACCGCAGCCCCTTGGCGTTGGCCCACCGCGACAGGGTCGACTGGGTGGGCTCGACGACCGCGACGACGAAGCCGTCCTCGACGGCAACCACGGCCTCGCGGATGTAGGGAGAGGAGCGAAGCCGAGCCGCGACCTGCTGAGCCGTGACCGACCCACCGCCGCTGGTCGGTACCTCGTCGCCGACCCGTCCCGTGACGACGAACCCGTCGTCCACGGACTCCGCGGAGTCGCCGGTGCGCAGCCAGCCGTCGGTTGTGGCGTCATCGCTGACCGACGGCCCACGCAGGACGAGCTCGCTGTGTTCGACGCCGGCCTCGATTCCCGGAACCGGCGTCATGGCGGTCTCCCATCCCACGGTCCCGGCCGTGGTCGCCATCGCGAACCCGCCGACCTCGGCCATGGAGTAGGCACGCCGCAGCGTCACGCCGAGCGCGGAGTAGAAGGCGACCGCCTCGGGCGAGATCGGGGTGCCGCTCACCAGCAGCCAGCGAACCTGGTCCAGCCCGAGCTTGCCCAGGACGTGCCGGCCGACGAGTGCCCGGGACAGCCCCGAGGGCGACGGGGCGCGGCCTTCCTCCACCGCCTGGCGGAGCCGCTTGTTCCAGGACTTCAGCACCAGCCCTTTCAGGCCAGTGGTGGACTGCATCCGCAGCCGGACGTTGGTTGCCAGCTCCTCGGCGAACCGGGGGGTGATGTGCAGGTAGGT
The nucleotide sequence above comes from Euzebya pacifica. Encoded proteins:
- a CDS encoding AMP-binding protein: MFETIWTPLAARAATNPDSVAVLQKRFGLWTATTSRALVARVVATANALREHGVERDDVVALVLAPHEDRVIIDLALQLIGARVVGVPSNTPIPRVRQQLGDAVPVVAVVQGQAAADGILELLDEGALPELRRVYYLDPAGVQEYASTVLAPFPTVDATSVPEPSTAMTALAADLDPNAIAVGTSTSGTFEEPTSVLLSHVNLAAAASATIEAFDMGPGDRVMSFRPLSDPVERGATIYPALLSGATLVLPESRASVGQAMVEIAPTYLHITPRFAEELATNVRLRMQSTTGLKGLVLKSWNKRLRQAVEEGRAPSPSGLSRALVGRHVLGKLGLDQVRWLLVSGTPISPEAVAFYSALGVTLRRAYSMAEVGGFAMATTAGTVGWETAMTPVPGIEAGVEHSELVLRGPSVSDDATTDGWLRTGDSAESVDDGFVVTGRVGDEVPTSGGGSVTAQQVAARLRSSPYIREAVVAVEDGFVVAVVEPTQSTLSRWANAKGLRFTTAKSLFGLPETQELLRRAVDTAAARLDIQLDDVRVLAAPLSVADGTLTGTEKPVWDAVLAAEVVPTGARVDTPTDAAARALK